Sequence from the Halobaculum rubrum genome:
ATGACTGAATATTAGCTGATGAAATAGACTGAAGATCTTGTTGAAGCTGAGTTACCAACCGTTCTTCGGCACCAAGTTCCTCAATTGTCTCATAGTATTTTTGACCCTGTGTGATTAGCCATTCACGCCAATCCGGCGCTGTTTCCACTAGTCCATTGAGAGGGCCCTCGGGAATTCCTTCGGTCACGTCATGCACGATGTCATTTCTCCGCTGACCCAGGACACCGCAGAACTTGTCGTATTTCGGTGGCGCTTCTACATCGATCACTCTTTCGATAGCGCTGGTGATCGTGTCCCAGTTTTGGGTTATTTTCGAAGGATCATGTGGTTTAGTCATATTCAGGTCTTCAAAATAGCTTTTCCTGACCTCATGAAGGACGACAGTTCCAAAGTCTAGAATATTTAAATAAGCGACTCGCCGTTCCACCATTGATTGGAGTGATAATGATTCCACATTTTCCAGATATTCCTCACCAAGTGCAGTTGACATAAATAAAACCCTGTAGCCGCCCATCATGAATCTGATGCTAAACAGCCTGCCGGGAATGAGGGCAAACACAATATTCGTGTTCGGAAGTCCCGCAATTTGGCCCTCGTTTGTCCGGAAGTGAACCCCGAAGTCGGCGCTGTATGGTAATTCTGCTCTTGAGATGCGGAAGATAGTCGGCTTCTCTCACCTATTCAAACCCGAAACGGCACTCTGTTCGCTCGATGTCGACGAGAGATCGCGTCCTGTCCCCGCAGGACACCGACGACGACGCGCCGGAGATCCGGTTCAGCATCGACGAAGAGGCGTATCAGTCCGACGAAGTCGGGCTGACGCTCTGGCGCGGGAACGGCCGCGAACGGTTCCGTGTCACCGACGAGGACGAAGCTATCTACGAGGATGCCGGCGTCGAGCCGACGTGGTGTGAGGTGACGATCCGGCGGCTCGGACTACACCTCGACGTGATCACGGAGTGATCAAGATGTGCGAAGTACACCAGAACTCGCCGATTCGTTACGTCCGTTCGCGAACCTCGCAGACGGATTCGACGGGGTCCACGTCGAGATCTCCGGCCATGCCGAGGAGCCGATCTCCGAGTGGTCGGTTGTCTCGATTCGCACTCATACCCTATGGCTGTCCAAAATCGGGCAAAAGCCTTCGGTCAGTCCTCGTCGTCGAGGTAGGCGTCTATCACCGCGTCGAAGTCGTCCGCATCCTCGTACTCGTCCCGCAGCTCCAGCGCGGCGCGGCCCCGCTCCGTGATCTCGTAGAGGCCGGCGTTCTCGTTGGGTCCGATACGGCGGACGAGACCGTAGTCCGCCATTTGTCCGAGCCGACTGTTCACGTAAGGACGCGACACATCAAGTGTCATGTGGAGATTCGCGGCCACGTTCCGCCCGTCGACAAGTGCGTCCAAGATGGAGAAGTCCACGGGACGGAGAATCATTGGTTCGCTATTCTTTCCGGTCGTAACTTGACTTTGAGTGGTTGTCAGCGTATTCATGCTAGCGGTTCAAACGCGTTGATACTTAGCTATCAATATCTTATCACCGGTAAGATTATCAGTAACCCGTTCACTTGGACGTGCAACGAAGGTGCTTCGCGGACCCGTCGCTGTCCGATGGGTCCGGCAGTAAGATGCGGACCCGACGTTTGGGCGTCGGTCCGCGCGGGCCTTCGTGAGTGGAGCACGAAAGCCATGTACGACGACAGCACACCGGGGCTTGAAACCCCCGAACGAGAAGACGTACCGCTTTTCCTGAGAACCGATTGTCCCGAGTGCGGCCGCGCGCTCGCGGATCACGGCCTATCGACGGCCGGACCCGGACGGACGACGCTCGCGCCGTGCGGGTTCGACGTGGCCGGCGTAACGCTTCGCGAGGTCGCGTTCGTCCTCGACGATGGCGCGTGCCGGGTCGCGACCGACGGAGGTGAACCGGCATGAGTGTCGAGGTGGACGTTGGCGATGACCGGAGCACGAACTGGACGGACCTCACCGCGTTCGAGGGGGATGTCCTCTACGCGCTCGCTCGCCTCGAAGCCGACGAGGAGACGTCCTACGGACTCGCGGTGAAGCGCGTCCTGCAGGACCTTTACAACCAAGAGATCAACCACGGCCGTCTCTACCCGGCACTGGACGACCTTGCAAAACACGGCCTCGTCGAGAAGTCCGCTCTTGACAAGCGAACCAACGAGTACGTCCTCACGGATACCGGGCGGGAGCTTCTCCGCGGCCGGATCGACTTGCTCGCCGACGCGTTCGCTGGGGGTGCGTCTGCGTGAACAAGAGCGACCTACAGCGGCTGGCCGACGAACTCGATCGTCGGGCTGATCAGCACGCCCTCTGCGCGAACAACCCGCTGAACCCCGCTTCGTCACTTCTCGCGGACGTCCGCGCCGATGCGTTCGGTGAGGCGGCCGAGCTCGCCCGCGAGATGGACGACGAGAACGGCGAGAACCGCGACGACAGATCCCAGTGCGAGATCTGCGGCGGCGACGTCGAGGACCCGCACATCACGAACGACGGTCACCCCGAGGGTCCGAATCTGTGGGCGTGCGCCGCCTGTGCGTCGGAGGAGCCGGGTGTGAATCCCGACATGGACGACGAAGCCGACGGAGGTGAGACAGCGTGAGCGACGTGGACGTTACCGCGCCGGTCGGCTACGTGTGCCGCGTCTGCGGCCACGAACAGACGGTCCACGTTTACCCCGTCGTTCGCGACGACGGCGCGACGCTGGACGTGGAGTCGACCCACCGCCTCGTGCAAGCCGGGTGTCCGGAGTGCGACGAACGCCGAACCCACGTCGCGGCGGTGACGCTGTCGGACCACGAGGGGGAGAACGACGCCGATCCGGGGGTGGCCCTCGACGGCGGGACGGCTGACCGGACGCTGACCCTCGACGGTGACGGGATCGAGGTTCCCGACGACGTGGACGTGTCCGAGGGCGTCGTGTTCCGCGCCCGCGGCGCGACGGTGGACATGAAGCCGGGCACGGCGGATCGCGACCGCTACCCGCTCATCAAGCGCCGGAGTCTGGAGGCCGACGGCCGGCGCGTCGTGAACCAACACCTCGGGATCCGTGAGGTGACGGTGAAGCCCTACGGAGAGGACGCGCGGACCTACCGCGTGGAGGTCGCGGAGGACGGAGGTGCGGTCCGGTGACGCTGGACGTGACGCGGTACATCGTCGGCCGGACGGCGTCGATCTCCTACGGGCCGACGGGCGCGAACGTCGAGGCGTGGGAACTCCGCTTCTCGACCCGAGAGGACGAGCGGATCGTGATCCGGTTGGACCGCGCGGACATGTACGAACTCTGGACGGAGGTCCGCGGCGTTCCGTGGCCGACGGTTCACAACGATCCGGAGCGTCGCGAGAAGGACGAACTCGTCCGTGAACTCGTGGAGCGGGCGAACGTCGCGGACGCCGCGCAGCTCCGTGAGGCGCTGGACACGCTCGGGGGACGAGAGTGAGCGACGATCTCGATCCCATGACGCCGGAGGCCGCGCTGGACTACTACGTCGACACGCGGCGGTACAACCTCGCGGACGAGACGTTGAAGTCTCACAAGTACCGCCTCGGGTCGTTCGTTCGGTGGCTGGTTTCCGAGGACCACGGCGGCGGTCCGATCATGAACATGAACGACGTGGACCTCCGGGATGTCCACGCCTACCGCGTGTTCAAGCGGGAGGAGAATTGGCCCGACATGGAGCCGTGCAACGCCGTCTCCATGCAGGGACAGGTGTCCACGCTCCGGGTGTTCTTCGACCACTTGGCCGACGTGAAAGCCGTCTCCCCGGATTTCAGCGACCGGATCCGGCTCCCGCAGGTCCGCGACGGTGAGGGCGTGGACACGCGGTTGCTGGAGGCCGAACGCGCACACGCGATCCTCGACTACCTGCGAGAGTGGGAGTATGCGACGCCCCAACACGTCGCCATGCTGTTGTTCTGGCGGACCTCGTGCCGCCTCGGAGGACTTCGATCCCTCGACGTCGAGGATTTCGACCGGGACGACGGCGCGCTCCAGTTCCGCCACCGCCCGCAACAGGGGACGCCCCTCAAGAACGGGACGAACGGGGAACGGGACGTCTCCCTGATCCCGCGCGTCGTCGGTGTCATCGAGGACTACATAGACGGCCCGCGCCGTCGCGAGGTCCAAGACGACTACGGGCGGAACCCGCTGATCACGACGGCCCGCGGCCGCCCGGCAACGACGACGTATCGCGATTGGGTCTACTTCTGGACGCAACCCTGCCGGATCGGTGAGGAGTGTCCGGAGGGCCGCGACCCGAACGAGTGTGAGGCGACAGCTCACGATACACTCAGTAAGTGCCCGGTGAATCGGTCGCCTCACCCCGTTCGCGCGGGGTCGATCACGGCCCACCGTGACGCCGGAACGCCGCGCGAGGTCGTCAGCGATCGCGGCGACGTTTCGGAGAAGATCTTGGAAGCGCACTATGACCAAGCCTCGAAGCGCCAGCGGATGCGCCGTCGGCGCGAGTTCATCCCCGACGAACTATGACACGTTACAAAATCGTAATGTCCCGTATCTCCCCGCGTCAGTCGCTTAGAACCGCGTTCCCGTGTTGGCCCATATCCGGTCCGGACGGCTTCCGTCCGGACGGAATTGGGGCCGTCGGCTCCCCAGCCACCCAATTTCCGCGTTCTACCAACACTACCGATAAGGGTAGTTTAGCGTCAATTCATCCGTTCACCACCCGCGGGTCCACCCCGTACAGCGGTGCCAGTAGCCGGAGGTGGGTCGCGTGAACCGGAACTTCACCCGCTCCGGAGGTTCCGAACGGGAGTGTCAATTCTGCGGCTGCCACGTCACCGCCCGGTTTGCCCGGGTCTTTGGCGACGAGAACGACGTCGCACATCGCTGTCTCTCGTGTGACTCCACGTTCCGCGTCCAGAACGGGAGCGCCGCCGGACTCGACGTCGACCATCCCGATCCCGCAGAGAACCCGAACCGAAACCGCGGCCCACGTGTCGGGGCATCTGTCCGAGCCGATGGGGGGCCAGACTCTTGAGCCGTACCGAACCTCCTCAGCAGGACAAGCCCAAATGTTCTGATTGCAGTCGATCGACACCGACAACTGCTGAGCGCGCTCCGTACGATGTCGTCCTCTGTCCGAACTGCTACCTCAAGCGCGAGGGAGTCAAATGAGAGCCGTCTCGCCGTCATGGCACGAATTCGCCATGCAACTCAATTTCTCCGGCGGGCTCGATCCCTACTTCGCCGCCCACGCTGTTGTTCGCTCGAGCGGAGGATCACGCGAAATTGAGTTCTCTCGCGACGGCAAAACGTGGCTCGCGAAGCTCTATTACCAGAGTTCGGGTATCGAGCATCCCGGTGTCCGACTCCCGACAGGGACCGAGTGGGATCTGGATCAAGTCCGCGAGTTTCGGGTCAAGGTCAAGCGCCGCGGCGACGAAGACAAGCCCGGCCAACAGTCGTTCAACGCGCATCTACGCCCCCGCTGGAAGGGAATGTGCGTCGAACGCTCCGACGGAGAGACCCAAGAGTTAGCGCTTCCGCCTGGTATGCGCGAGGGAGTGAACCTCCGAGTCACTGGCTCGAACATCCGACCGACGCGGTATCTCCCGCTACTCCGCGACGCTGCTCGGGCGCTCGACGTGAATCCGGACTACTTCACCGAGCCCGACGATTCGAGT
This genomic interval carries:
- a CDS encoding DUF7563 family protein; the encoded protein is MNRNFTRSGGSERECQFCGCHVTARFARVFGDENDVAHRCLSCDSTFRVQNGSAAGLDVDHPDPAENPNRNRGPRVGASVRADGGPDS
- a CDS encoding tyrosine-type recombinase/integrase, which gives rise to MSDDLDPMTPEAALDYYVDTRRYNLADETLKSHKYRLGSFVRWLVSEDHGGGPIMNMNDVDLRDVHAYRVFKREENWPDMEPCNAVSMQGQVSTLRVFFDHLADVKAVSPDFSDRIRLPQVRDGEGVDTRLLEAERAHAILDYLREWEYATPQHVAMLLFWRTSCRLGGLRSLDVEDFDRDDGALQFRHRPQQGTPLKNGTNGERDVSLIPRVVGVIEDYIDGPRRREVQDDYGRNPLITTARGRPATTTYRDWVYFWTQPCRIGEECPEGRDPNECEATAHDTLSKCPVNRSPHPVRAGSITAHRDAGTPREVVSDRGDVSEKILEAHYDQASKRQRMRRRREFIPDEL
- a CDS encoding ArsR family transcriptional regulator, coding for MDFSILDALVDGRNVAANLHMTLDVSRPYVNSRLGQMADYGLVRRIGPNENAGLYEITERGRAALELRDEYEDADDFDAVIDAYLDDED
- a CDS encoding PadR family transcriptional regulator, with translation MSVEVDVGDDRSTNWTDLTAFEGDVLYALARLEADEETSYGLAVKRVLQDLYNQEINHGRLYPALDDLAKHGLVEKSALDKRTNEYVLTDTGRELLRGRIDLLADAFAGGASA